A single genomic interval of Argonema galeatum A003/A1 harbors:
- a CDS encoding PspA/IM30 family protein, with amino-acid sequence MGLFDRISRVLRANLNDVVSKAEDPEKILEQSIIDMQEDLVQLRQAVAQAIATQKRTQQQYNQTQSEANNWQSRAQLALQKGDENLAKEALVRKKAQADTAGALKATLDTQTTQVDALKRNLIGLESKISEAKTKKDMLKARISAAKANEQLQNAVGRMGTSSAMGAFERMEEKVLMMEARAQSAQELTGNNLEQQFAALEGSSDVDDELMAMKAQLAGSSPNQAALPGSAQKTTSSSSTSSSTPSSSSGSAVDKDLEELRKQMDRL; translated from the coding sequence ATGGGATTGTTTGACCGCATTAGCCGAGTACTCCGGGCTAATCTGAACGATGTTGTCAGTAAAGCTGAAGACCCGGAAAAAATTCTAGAACAGTCGATTATTGATATGCAGGAAGACTTGGTGCAGCTGCGCCAAGCAGTGGCTCAGGCGATCGCTACTCAGAAACGCACTCAGCAACAGTACAATCAAACTCAATCAGAGGCGAACAACTGGCAAAGCCGCGCTCAACTGGCTCTCCAAAAGGGAGATGAGAATCTGGCCAAGGAAGCGCTGGTGCGGAAAAAAGCTCAAGCTGATACGGCGGGTGCGCTCAAAGCAACTTTGGACACCCAAACTACTCAGGTGGATGCGCTCAAGCGCAACTTGATTGGTCTGGAAAGTAAAATTTCCGAAGCTAAGACTAAGAAGGATATGCTGAAGGCGCGGATCTCAGCGGCTAAGGCTAACGAACAACTGCAAAATGCGGTTGGTCGGATGGGCACTAGCAGCGCTATGGGTGCCTTTGAGCGGATGGAAGAAAAGGTTTTGATGATGGAAGCGCGGGCCCAGTCGGCGCAAGAGTTGACTGGTAATAATCTGGAACAGCAATTTGCTGCTCTGGAAGGTAGTAGCGATGTTGATGATGAATTGATGGCAATGAAAGCTCAACTGGCTGGTTCTTCGCCAAACCAAGCAGCGCTACCTGGTTCTGCACAAAAAACTACTTCCTCTTCTTCTACTTCTTCTTCTACTCCGTCCTCGTCATCTGGTTCAGCAGTTGATAAGGATTTGGAAGAATTGCGAAAGCAGATGGATCGCCTATAA
- a CDS encoding prolipoprotein diacylglyceryl transferase: MSFPVYLWLGSWRIHPHILFESLAYAIAFRLVLHNVRQDTISSPQRSSVIVGGMVGALVGAKVLVLLQHLDVVWQSGENFLLVLLQGKTVVGALLGGLIGVELTKKSIGVRRSTGDAFVYPLIVGTAVGRIGCFLTGLSDRTYGIATSLPWGVDFGDRIPRHPTQLYEVIFLLGLMIFLLIRSRYSRQEGDLFKFYAIAYLGFRLSIDFIKPDFHPFLGLSAIQVACLLGLLYYCRSIPQMFAFAPLSSRVR, translated from the coding sequence ATGAGTTTTCCTGTTTATTTGTGGCTTGGCTCTTGGCGGATTCATCCTCATATTTTATTTGAGTCGTTGGCTTATGCGATCGCGTTTCGGCTAGTTCTGCATAATGTTCGCCAAGATACTATTTCTTCCCCGCAACGCAGTTCTGTGATAGTGGGTGGGATGGTTGGGGCTTTGGTGGGTGCTAAGGTGCTGGTTTTGCTACAGCATCTTGATGTAGTTTGGCAGAGTGGGGAAAATTTTCTTTTAGTTTTATTGCAGGGGAAAACTGTTGTCGGTGCATTGCTGGGGGGATTGATTGGGGTTGAGTTGACGAAAAAGTCGATCGGGGTAAGGCGATCGACTGGCGATGCTTTTGTCTATCCTTTGATTGTGGGGACTGCTGTGGGACGGATTGGCTGTTTTTTGACGGGGTTGAGCGATCGCACTTACGGTATTGCCACTAGCTTACCTTGGGGTGTCGATTTTGGCGATCGCATTCCTCGCCATCCCACTCAGTTGTATGAAGTTATATTTTTGTTGGGTTTGATGATATTTTTACTCATCCGCAGTCGCTACTCTCGTCAGGAAGGGGATTTATTTAAGTTTTACGCGATCGCTTATTTAGGTTTTCGCTTGTCGATCGACTTCATTAAGCCAGATTTTCACCCATTTTTGGGGCTAAGTGCGATTCAGGTTGCTTGTTTGCTGGGACTTTTATATTATTGCCGCAGTATTCCCCAGATGTTTGCTTTCGCCCCACTTTCATCTAGGGTACGTTAG
- a CDS encoding ABC transporter permease subunit → MEESQSIYPSILASLLLLCQGYIPAVILGIPLGILVGIDRVIYRILKRIFQIPATIPSIALLPIALIGLKNNQQAVLFVIFFSAIWQIIINTATGVQKFRSNGKDLRDAIHHTFTGMRMAMGLAWFTLIAGEFLTGGKGIGFFIWDAYNSNMIDEIVKALFYIAIIGLLLDGVLELAGYLISRQVPEDRESEM, encoded by the coding sequence GTGGAAGAAAGTCAAAGTATATATCCATCAATCTTAGCCAGCCTGCTATTATTGTGCCAAGGTTACATTCCAGCAGTCATTTTGGGAATTCCGTTGGGAATATTGGTTGGGATCGACAGGGTGATTTATCGGATACTGAAGAGAATTTTTCAGATTCCAGCTACTATACCTTCCATCGCCTTGTTACCGATCGCGTTGATAGGATTGAAAAATAACCAACAAGCTGTCCTTTTCGTGATTTTTTTCAGCGCCATCTGGCAGATTATCATAAATACTGCCACAGGTGTCCAAAAGTTCCGGAGTAACGGCAAGGATTTGAGAGATGCTATCCATCATACATTTACAGGGATGAGGATGGCAATGGGGTTGGCTTGGTTCACCCTAATCGCCGGGGAATTTTTGACAGGTGGTAAAGGGATCGGCTTTTTCATCTGGGATGCCTATAACAGTAACATGATTGATGAAATCGTCAAGGCGTTATTCTATATTGCGATTATCGGCTTGCTGCTGGATGGAGTGCTAGAGTTAGCAGGATATCTGATTTCGCGACAAGTCCCAGAAGATCGAGAATCGGAGATGTAA
- a CDS encoding radical SAM protein, with amino-acid sequence MPTRSYLFYALTNSVCSKCLVKVEAKIIFRDDRVYLVKHCSTHGHEEVLIADDIEYYKQSLGFIKPGDMPLKFNTPIKYGCPYDCGLCPDHEQHSCLTLVEVTDRCNLSCPICYADSGTEEISQISQQPRRHRSLAQIEMMLDAIVQNEGEPQIVQISGGEPTVHPEFFEILDLVKSKPIKHLMINTNGIRIAKERSFCDRLSQYMPGIEVYLQFDSFEAVALKELRGADLRDVREKAIAHLNEYNISTTLVVTLKKGLNDGEIGKIIDYALKQKCVRGVTFQPIQAAGRLEDFDPKRDRYTLTEVRRSILQQSSHFKPEDILPVPCHPDCLAMAYALKVNGKVIPLTGLLNPDEFVKIMPNSVLYEQNEELKRNIFELFSTSHSPQSSATSLKQLLCCLPMLPVPEGITYENVFRVMIVQFLDPYNFDVRSVKRSCIHIVHPDGRIIPFDTFNMFYREGSAGYHLVSNRP; translated from the coding sequence ATGCCTACAAGATCTTATCTTTTTTATGCTTTAACGAACAGCGTTTGCTCAAAATGCCTGGTCAAGGTGGAAGCGAAAATCATTTTTCGGGACGATCGCGTTTACCTGGTGAAACATTGTAGCACCCACGGACATGAAGAAGTGCTGATTGCGGATGATATCGAATATTATAAACAATCCCTGGGATTCATTAAACCTGGGGATATGCCGCTAAAATTCAATACACCGATTAAATATGGATGTCCTTACGACTGCGGACTTTGTCCAGATCACGAACAGCATAGCTGTTTAACGCTGGTAGAGGTAACGGATCGGTGCAATTTATCCTGCCCAATTTGCTACGCAGATTCTGGAACAGAAGAAATTTCCCAAATTTCCCAACAACCGCGACGCCATCGTAGTCTAGCACAAATTGAAATGATGTTGGATGCGATCGTACAAAATGAGGGAGAACCTCAGATTGTACAGATTAGTGGGGGGGAACCTACGGTACATCCAGAGTTTTTTGAGATTCTGGATCTTGTCAAAAGTAAGCCCATCAAGCATTTGATGATCAATACTAATGGTATCCGCATTGCCAAGGAGAGGAGTTTTTGCGATCGCCTCAGTCAGTATATGCCGGGAATCGAAGTCTATCTGCAATTCGATAGCTTTGAGGCGGTGGCGCTGAAAGAGTTGCGGGGTGCGGATTTGCGAGATGTTCGTGAAAAAGCGATCGCCCATCTCAACGAGTATAACATCTCGACCACCCTAGTCGTCACCCTAAAAAAAGGATTGAACGACGGGGAAATCGGCAAAATCATCGACTACGCCTTGAAACAGAAATGCGTGCGCGGTGTCACATTTCAACCTATCCAAGCTGCGGGACGTTTGGAGGATTTCGATCCCAAGCGAGATAGATATACGCTGACCGAAGTCCGTCGTTCCATTTTACAACAAAGTTCTCATTTCAAACCAGAAGATATTTTACCTGTGCCTTGCCATCCAGATTGTTTAGCGATGGCGTATGCGCTGAAAGTGAATGGAAAAGTAATACCGCTGACTGGTTTACTCAATCCAGATGAATTTGTCAAAATTATGCCGAATAGCGTTCTTTACGAGCAAAATGAAGAACTGAAGCGCAACATTTTCGAGCTATTTTCCACCAGTCATTCTCCCCAATCTTCTGCAACTTCGTTGAAACAACTATTGTGCTGTTTGCCCATGCTACCAGTTCCCGAAGGAATTACCTACGAGAATGTTTTTCGGGTGATGATTGTGCAATTTCTCGACCCATATAACTTTGACGTTCGTTCGGTGAAACGGTCTTGTATTCATATTGTACATCCAGATGGGAGAATTATTCCATTTGATACTTTCAATATGTTCTACCGCGAGGGGAGTGCTGGATATCATTTGGTTTCTAATCGCCCGTAG
- a CDS encoding NmrA family NAD(P)-binding protein: protein MSQKDIYVVLGATGQTGGAVANTLIEHGASVRVVVRNASKGESWAQRGAEVAVADVTDVGAMTQAFSGAKGAYLLNPPDYQADDMFAVAENVGVALQEAVQNAGLSKLVVLSSVGAHLPEGTGNIRTTWIFEQRFRQIDLPIAFVRCAYFMENWASVASVAASEGVMPSFLSPLDRAIPMVAAADIGRVCAESLLETWSGTRTIELQGPQSYSPNDVAAGFAQALGRPVQAVEVPESDWAHLLAQFGNSPGAIVGWSEMLRGFNTGHIIFEDEGTTHLKGRVTIEDAIGSFIPPS, encoded by the coding sequence ATGAGCCAAAAAGATATTTACGTCGTACTGGGAGCAACGGGCCAAACCGGAGGAGCAGTAGCAAACACTTTAATCGAACACGGCGCATCTGTGCGCGTTGTAGTCAGAAACGCTAGCAAAGGCGAGAGTTGGGCGCAGCGGGGTGCAGAGGTAGCTGTCGCCGATGTTACTGATGTGGGTGCGATGACCCAGGCGTTTTCGGGTGCCAAAGGCGCTTACCTTCTCAATCCTCCAGACTACCAGGCGGATGATATGTTCGCCGTAGCGGAGAACGTAGGTGTAGCATTGCAAGAAGCGGTACAGAATGCCGGACTGTCCAAACTTGTGGTGCTTTCTTCGGTAGGTGCCCATCTTCCAGAGGGAACTGGTAACATCCGCACCACCTGGATATTTGAGCAACGCTTCCGACAAATCGATTTGCCGATCGCCTTTGTTCGCTGTGCCTACTTTATGGAGAATTGGGCATCTGTGGCAAGTGTAGCCGCCAGCGAGGGTGTGATGCCGAGCTTTCTTTCTCCGCTAGACCGTGCGATCCCAATGGTTGCAGCGGCAGATATTGGCCGTGTATGTGCAGAATCCCTGCTGGAAACATGGAGCGGTACAAGGACGATCGAACTTCAAGGCCCGCAGTCCTATAGCCCAAACGACGTGGCAGCGGGGTTTGCACAGGCGTTAGGCCGCCCTGTACAGGCTGTTGAGGTGCCAGAATCGGACTGGGCGCACTTGCTGGCACAATTTGGTAATAGCCCAGGTGCGATCGTCGGTTGGAGCGAGATGTTACGCGGTTTCAACACGGGACATATTATCTTTGAAGATGAGGGAACAACCCATCTGAAAGGGCGCGTTACTATTGAAGATGCGATCGGCTCTTTCATACCCCCCAGCTAA
- a CDS encoding lipid-A-disaccharide synthase, translating into MIVQPADILILSNGPGELATWVRPVVRSLRQQLGDDRTLLRISIVLSPCPNASGKEVEIAQSYPEVDRVQGSEHFFRFLLWGKTAENWDWRQKGAVLFLGGDQFFTVLIGKRLDYRTIVYAEWQARWHNWIDRFGVMKPEIVAHTHQKYAHKFTVVGDLMAQAQEDSIENQSKIQNPKSKIESIGLLPGSKPAKLVQGLPLVLAIAEQIHRLRPQTRFVIPVAPTLDIQKLARFADPQQNPLIGQLGWGSAELVSPPHPEPPFLKTNSGLHVELFTQSPAYQLLSQCRICLTTVGANTAELGALAVPMIVLIPTQQLDAMRSWDGLPGLLANLPGLGSIFAKIINWLVLRQKRLFAWPNIWAKTEIVPEIVGKLQPSDVVELVMDFLNNPEKLDQMRDRLRSVRGEAGAAQKLAHLVQEEICKFEDLDG; encoded by the coding sequence ATGATTGTGCAGCCAGCTGATATTCTGATTCTCTCCAATGGGCCAGGGGAGTTGGCAACTTGGGTGCGTCCTGTGGTGCGATCGCTTCGTCAACAATTAGGAGACGATCGCACTCTCTTACGCATTTCGATCGTGCTATCCCCCTGTCCCAACGCCAGTGGCAAAGAGGTGGAAATTGCCCAAAGCTATCCAGAAGTCGATCGCGTCCAAGGGTCAGAACATTTCTTTCGGTTTTTGCTGTGGGGTAAGACTGCCGAAAATTGGGACTGGCGACAAAAAGGTGCGGTTCTCTTTTTAGGCGGCGATCAATTTTTCACCGTCCTAATTGGCAAACGTTTAGACTATCGTACCATTGTCTACGCAGAATGGCAAGCACGTTGGCACAATTGGATTGACAGATTTGGGGTGATGAAACCTGAAATTGTTGCTCATACCCATCAGAAATACGCTCATAAATTTACCGTCGTCGGCGATTTAATGGCCCAAGCGCAAGAGGACAGTATTGAGAATCAATCTAAAATCCAAAATCCAAAATCTAAAATCGAATCGATCGGATTGCTGCCCGGATCTAAACCTGCTAAATTAGTTCAGGGACTGCCTTTGGTATTGGCGATCGCAGAACAGATCCACAGATTGCGTCCCCAAACTCGTTTCGTAATTCCCGTTGCGCCAACTTTAGATATCCAAAAATTAGCTCGCTTTGCCGATCCCCAACAAAATCCCCTGATTGGGCAACTGGGATGGGGAAGTGCAGAATTGGTTAGTCCGCCTCACCCAGAACCTCCTTTTCTTAAAACAAATAGCGGTTTGCACGTAGAATTATTTACACAATCCCCTGCATATCAATTGTTATCCCAATGTCGTATTTGTCTGACTACCGTTGGTGCGAATACAGCTGAATTGGGCGCTTTAGCAGTGCCGATGATTGTGTTGATTCCCACTCAGCAACTGGATGCAATGCGAAGCTGGGATGGTTTGCCAGGATTACTCGCCAATTTACCGGGATTAGGTTCGATTTTTGCTAAAATCATTAACTGGTTGGTATTGAGACAGAAGCGTTTATTTGCATGGCCGAATATTTGGGCTAAGACTGAAATTGTACCAGAAATTGTGGGTAAATTGCAACCTTCAGATGTGGTAGAATTGGTGATGGATTTTTTGAATAATCCTGAAAAGTTAGACCAAATGCGCGATCGCCTCCGCAGTGTTCGCGGTGAAGCAGGTGCAGCACAAAAATTAGCTCATTTGGTGCAGGAAGAAATTTGCAAATTTGAGGATTTAGATGGCTAA